One Bemisia tabaci chromosome 4, PGI_BMITA_v3 genomic window, TGATTGACGGACTTGGAGAGGGGGTATCGCGCTCGGTGCTGCTCCCTAAAACTTTCTCTAACCTCTGCTTGCTGTATCTACCCATTCCAGGTCTATAAATCTCCAGCGCTGGTCGGTcctgataaaaaaatgaaacaaagtttGATATTAATTAAatgtaaaactaaaaaaataaatccagtAGTACTGAAACAATCTATGCCTGCGCTAATGATTTTAATATAAATTTTATGGCCAGAGCTAGTAGTTGGTGGTTAACTTTCTGTCTCTGCTAACCACGGATTTAAATGTTCTGAGCATAGACAACAGCAAACGAGGGCAATGCTGTGTTTAAAGACATAAATCAGTCAACTGTGTAGACAGATGATGACAAATACTATGCAGTTGACTTGCCTGATTATGGTCATTTATGGTGTTAGGAATACAATGATGCAAAAATTAACACTTATGTCAATTGTGTTATGTTACAAAAAAGCCCAAAATACATTTCTAAATTTCTTTCTGTTTTCTCTAAATAGGTAACTCTGAAtttcttaaattaaaaaatagataCAACAATACAGAACCCTGACGTGACTTTGATGGTAGATTTAATTTTAACACATTACGATTTTACGATACATGCGACTTTACCCACAAAGAGTAAATTTATTTGGCTGTATCTCGtgcatgcaacagacccattattAGTACTAAACACTGATTtaaaacgctctactttcaaaCGTTCTGAGAGCATATGAAAAAACATTATGAAACTACACACCTTGTTTCTGATCCGTCTTTCAGTTCTGGGATCCTTTCTTGATTGAGAATCACTATCCTGAACTGGATCTTGTGACTCGAGTGACCTTCTCCGTTCTGGTTTCGGCACAGGAGAAATGTCTCCTTCTGTGGAATTTCCTAGAGATGAAGACTGGTTTTTAGAGATTTTCTTGTGCTCTAGTGGTTTAACTGAAGAGTCTTCAGAGTTTTTAGCATTCGTCAAGGAGGTGGAGGATTCACTCGTCTTTTTTGATTGTTCTTTATCATTTTCTGCTTTCTTTTTGACAGAACTACTTGGTTTCACAGAGGTATCTTGagatttactttttttctggaGAGAGTCTGAGTCTTTAGAgggtttatcttttttttcggtttctGCAGATTTTCCGACCGAGTCCTGGGACCCAATGCCTGATTTTAATTTGGCTCCCTGTTTTTCTGGAGCCTCCTCCGATTTGCCCTCCTTACCTTTATCACagtttgaattattttctttattttctgaaaCACTTGAGCCATCTTGAGGTTTATGaacaagtatttttttcttgggtTTATCACTTTGAAaatctttttttcctttgtaaTACTCACTACTTCGTTTTTCAAACTCTTTCTTTCTGGGTTTTTGGAAACTGTCTATTTTCGGTTTTTGCTTTTTgtacttttcttctttgtcaTCATGTTGACTGTGCGTTGAAGAATTATCAATCTTTTTATCCTTATCACCAGACTCTTGATTAATGGTCTCATTTGAATCACCagtttttgagctttttttccGCAGCTCCTCACGCTGCTCGATTCGGCGTAATCTTTCCTCTCTATAGCttttcccagatttttcttTATCCCTATAGCAGACAGAgatgagaaaaagtaaaattaaaacaaataccaagtacaaaaaaaagaatatttaatCTTCTACCTTCTTACCTTTCAACTTTTCAATACTATGAACAACAGTACAAACTAACTCATCTGTTATTTGCTGCTTAGTCACAGACAAGTTGGTTTATCTAGCAATCGGGCACACTCTGTGGCTCTTCCATGTTGATGGAATAACCGTTTTGAAATACGTTTTCTGTTTTTGAGAATAAGAACTAAAACGTAATCATATTCAAGACAGAATGCGCTACCCAACAAAGAAAGAGATAAGTGGTGTGCTTGTCTTCAGCAGAGCAGTGAACGAATTATGCTGCATTTAAGAGAGGCTTTCAGTTCTCAGTGggctgaatattgaaattgatagacaaagctaaagacaaagaagacaaaaagggtatgcagggatcctattggtggaaacgagCGGTtataatggacaaaggaggcgggtggtaatagactaactaacagcaatcCTCAAGAGACTCTTAAGTTtgttcattattttctcccttagtctataggaaccatccatttcaaccaataggatagccccatactccctatgtcttctttgtctatcgcttcgtccatcaatttcaacaatcagcccgcaggaaatGCCGTTTTCTTTTACCTAGTTTCTGGAATGTGCAACGTGAATCTTAGCTTTGCATTAAAAGGGTTGCACTAAACATCACTTCTCTCTAAGGGAATGAATACTATTGGTATTTCCACTTTTAAAGTTCCTGTTAccatattctttttct contains:
- the Upf3 gene encoding uncharacterized protein Upf3 — its product is MTEGVKKANSASSRDNEVSSGGNSKKKAKGEKFPTKVVVRKLPPSMNLESFLDNVSPLPDNDYINFVPADNSLFPLNYSRGYINFSNQEDLLIFTQKFDNYVFVDAKGHEYPALVEFAPFQRIPKVKTNKKKDSKCSTIEDDPHYIKFKERLLAEEEENESGKQNVFETTLPDDVPEKVTSTPLLDYLRKRREEKKRIREEKKEERKKRELERRKVKDEQRKAKKVASTVSTSVTASVPSDTYEPVETSAMNSASAGLKEKDRIKDKDPLGKRGAKDLLKAIKVKEKLNSISKDKEKSGKSYREERLRRIEQREELRKKSSKTGDSNETINQESGDKDKKIDNSSTHSQHDDKEEKYKKQKPKIDSFQKPRKKEFEKRSSEYYKGKKDFQSDKPKKKILVHKPQDGSSVSENKENNSNCDKGKEGKSEEAPEKQGAKLKSGIGSQDSVGKSAETEKKDKPSKDSDSLQKKSKSQDTSVKPSSSVKKKAENDKEQSKKTSESSTSLTNAKNSEDSSVKPLEHKKISKNQSSSLGNSTEGDISPVPKPERRRSLESQDPVQDSDSQSRKDPRTERRIRNKDRPALEIYRPGMGRYSKQRLEKVLGSSTERDTPSPSPSITSN